The genomic segment GACCTGGTTACGTTTGATGTAGCCTTCGTGCGAGACGGTCACGACCATGTCTTCTTCGGCAATAAGATCTTCATCAGAAAGGTCGGTCGTTTCGGAAACGATTTGCGTGCGTCGCTCATCAGCAAAGCGATTTTTAATGTCGTTCAGCTCTTCTTTAATGATCGCATCGATTTCTTGGGCACTGGCCAACACTTCTTGTAGACGACTAATTAATGCGACAGTCTCGTTGTGCTCCTCAATGATCTTTCCTTGCTCAAGTTGAGTGAGCCGTTGCAGGCGCATATCGAGAATTGCTTGCGCTTGTACTTCGCTCAGAGCGAATTGCGTCATTAGCTTCTCACGAACAGAGGCTGGGTTTTGTCCCTGGCGAATAACTTGCAACACTGCATCGAGATTGTTGAGAGCGATACGCAATCCGTCGAGAATATGGAGCCGGTCCTGCGCTTTCCTTAGATCAAAAGCGGTTCGGCGTCGCACAACCTCGCGGCGGTGAGCAAGAAACAGGATTAGCGTATCTTTTAAGGTAAGAAGCTTGGGGCGGCCATCGACAATTGCAAGTAGGATGACACCAAAAGATTCTTGCATCGGCGTCATCTTATACAACTGGTTCACGACGACTTTAGGAACAGCGTCGCGCTTGAGTTCAATGACGATGCGCATTCCTTCACGATCAGATTCATCACGCAGGTCAGAAATGCCCTCGATACGCTTCTCATGAACCAGATCAGCAATACGCTCAATGAGCCGCGCTTTATTCACTTGAAAAGGAATTTCGTTGACGATGATCGTGTTCTTTCCAGTACGCTCGTTGGTCTCGATCGACGTCCGAGCACGCATCTGCACAATGCCTTTGCCGGTCTCATACGCTTCGCGAATTCCGCTGGTGCCATAAATATACGCGCCAGTCGGAAAATCTGGACCAGGAATATAACGCCGCAGATCAGTGTTCGTAAGCGCTGGATTCTCAAGCAATGCGATCAGCGCATCAGTGACTTCGCCAAGATTGTGAGGAGGAATGTTAGTCGACATACCAACGGCAATGCCCGAAGCACCGTTGATCAATAGGTTGGGAATCTTGGCTGGAAGGACAAGAGGCTCTTGGGTTGAGTCGTCGTAGTTTGGTGCAAAATCAACGGTATCACGGTCAATATCAGCGAGCATTTCACTCGCGATGCGCGTCATGCGAATTTCGGTGTAGCGCATGGCTGCTGGAGGATCACCATCTATCGAGCCAAAGTTCCCCTGGCCGTCCACAAGCGGATAACGCAAGGAGAAGTCCTGTGCCATGCGGACGATAGTGTCATACACTGCAACGTCGCCATGCGGATGGTATTTACCGATGACATCACCAACAATACGCGCTGATTTTTTGTACGCGCGGTTCCAGTCGTTGCCGAGCTCCGACATGGCGTAGAGAACGCGGCGGTGCACAGGCTTGAGTCCGTCACGAACATCAGGGAGCGCGCGCCCGATGATGACGCTCATGGCGTAGTCCATGTAGGACTGCCGCATTTCCTGTTCGATATTAACAGCGACTAAATTGTGATTTGGCGATGGTGATTCCATAGAGAAAAATGATTCGTAAAACGTAAAGAATAAAACGTAACCACCTTGCCTTCCCTTATGCTTGGTGGATTACGTATTTTTGTTTTCTTCTGCGTCTTACGCTTTACGTCTTATGTCCTAAATGTCCAGATTCTTTGCAGCCAGGGCGTTCTCTTCGATGAATCGACGTCGTGGTTCGACTTCATCTCCCATGAGTGTGGAAAAGACTTCGTCGGCTTCGTATGCGTCTTCGATCTTCACATGCAGGAGGGTACGCGACTCTGGGTCCATCGTTGTCTCCCAGAGTTGCCCTGGGTTCATTTCTCCCAGCCCTTTATAGCGTTGAATTTCCATGCCTTGACGGGAGCGGGAATGGATAAAATCGACAACGGCTTGCTGATCAGCAAGTGTTGCGGTTTCATTCTTCTCTACTAAAGAGAACGGAGCGGAACCGATCACTCGAAGTTCGGTAAAGGAGCGAATGAGTTCCTGTGCTTCTGGAGATGTGAGGAAATCGTCGTCAAAAACGGTGCGGATACCGGAGCCATTGGTTTTTGCTGTTGCGACAATGCGATAGCCACCGATCTCTTTGTCCTCTTCGGCAAAAAAGGAAATGGGACGCAAATCTGGAAACCGAGTTTTGACTGTTTCTTCAGCAACAGAAAAAACTTTCTCAAGAGTGGGACGGTCTTTGAGAATCTCTGGAGAAAATTCTGGCTGGTTGAAAAGTGCTGATACCAGTC from the Deltaproteobacteria bacterium genome contains:
- the gyrA gene encoding DNA gyrase subunit A, which codes for MESPSPNHNLVAVNIEQEMRQSYMDYAMSVIIGRALPDVRDGLKPVHRRVLYAMSELGNDWNRAYKKSARIVGDVIGKYHPHGDVAVYDTIVRMAQDFSLRYPLVDGQGNFGSIDGDPPAAMRYTEIRMTRIASEMLADIDRDTVDFAPNYDDSTQEPLVLPAKIPNLLINGASGIAVGMSTNIPPHNLGEVTDALIALLENPALTNTDLRRYIPGPDFPTGAYIYGTSGIREAYETGKGIVQMRARTSIETNERTGKNTIIVNEIPFQVNKARLIERIADLVHEKRIEGISDLRDESDREGMRIVIELKRDAVPKVVVNQLYKMTPMQESFGVILLAIVDGRPKLLTLKDTLILFLAHRREVVRRRTAFDLRKAQDRLHILDGLRIALNNLDAVLQVIRQGQNPASVREKLMTQFALSEVQAQAILDMRLQRLTQLEQGKIIEEHNETVALISRLQEVLASAQEIDAIIKEELNDIKNRFADERRTQIVSETTDLSDEDLIAEEDMVVTVSHEGYIKRNQVTLYRSQKRGGKGVVGANTREEDFVEHLFVSSTHSFLLVFTTKGRVYWVKVHEIPQASRTARGKALVNLLPLKEGERISAFLPVREFKEGNFLIFATRKGLVKKTELMAYSNPRRDGIIALALEDDDEVIGVRLTDGQQEVLLSTKSGQAIRFSEEEVRPTGRGTYGVKGITIDDSDAVVSLETINKEATLLTVSARGYGKRSDVDGYRVQSRGGKGVITMRTTDKTGEVVSVRQVKDDDHLMLVTDTGRIIRLRMAELRIIGRNTQGVRLLNTSPDERVVSLALLAEKEDEVAAEEVVVSVDDEITSTSEEDV